One genomic window of Magnolia sinica isolate HGM2019 chromosome 3, MsV1, whole genome shotgun sequence includes the following:
- the LOC131240897 gene encoding L-type lectin-domain containing receptor kinase VII.1-like, with the protein MANLTSLHLLIFSLFLSSSSAVDFLFNGFNPSDLTLYSDAAIESGVIVLTDDTNSSTGRAVYKTKIPTKSPNYPYSPLPFSTSFVFSISPVDGYQPGHGLAFLFTPSPDTNGTTSSQHLALFNGTNDGDPNNHILAVEFDVFENPEFKDIDDNHVGIDINSLTSVASNTSGYTDPVSASFISLSLNNGENYQAWIDYADSRLNVTMAPTGLQKPDLPLISIELNLSDVLLDEMYVGFSAATGVLVESHRILAWSFSNSNFSAYEGLITSGLPSFIPGGKSILSSRGFIAGVSAAGVVLVGFGIAVPLLWIQRAKRKREKGTDGMEDWELEYWPHRMRYRDIFDATNGFSESNVIGIGGNGKVYKGVLRGQIEVAVKCIRRESGEGMKQFLAEISSLGRLKHRNLVGLRGWCRRETGDLILVYDFMENGSLDKWIFDCEEEGMMLGWDARVRVLKDVATGLLYLHEGWDVRVLHRDIKASNVMLDGDMHGQLGDFGLARMHSHERASMTTRVVGTVGYMAPEVVRGGKVSEKTDVFGFGVLVLEVVCGRRPAVDGSEPLVEWVWGLMERGELVRALDVRVRRKGVFDEEEVEMLLHLGLMCTCRDPDNRPSMRRVVSMMDGADGARESDGEGYEAYLFGKLQSMSSWSKHRSSGRRRHPTYAELRQSRSSVVSLYGSDLIAEGR; encoded by the coding sequence atggcgaACCTAACTTCCCTCCATCTCCTCATATTCAGCCTCTTCCTGTCCTCATCATCCGCCGTTGATTTTCTCTTCAACGGCTTCAATCCTTCCGACCTCACCCTCTACTCCGACGCCGCCATCGAATCTGGCGTCATCGTCCTCACCGATGACACCAACTCATCTACAGGCCGCGCTGTCTACAAAACCAAAATCCCCACAAAGTCCCCAAACTACCCCTACTCTCCCCTCCCCTTCTCCACCTCCTTCGTTTTCTCCATCTCTCCAGTCGACGGCTATCAGCCCGGCCACGGCCTCGCGTTCCTCTTCACACCCTCCCCCGACACCAACGGCACGACCTCATCCCAACACCTCGCCCTCTTCAACGGCACCAACGACGGGGACCCAAACAATCACATCCTCGCCGTCGAATTCGACGTTTTTGAAAACCCAGAATTCAAAGACATCGACGACAACCACGTTGGCATCGACATCAATTCACTCACCTCTGTCGCCTCTAACACTTCCGGTTACACAGATCCCGTCTCCgcctccttcatctctctctctctcaacaacgGAGAGAATTACCAGGCCTGGATCGATTACGCCGATTCCCGCCTCAACGTCACCATGGCCCCCACCGGCCTTCAGAAGCCCGATCTGCCTCTGATTTCAATCGAACTGAATCTATCCGACGTCCTTCTCGACGAAATGTATGTTGGGTTTTCTGCCGCGACTGGGGTGTTGGTCGAGAGTCATAGGATTTTAGCTTGGAGCTTTAGCAATTCGAATTTTTCAGCTTATGAGGGTCTGATCACGTCCGGATTGCCATCTTTCATCCCGGGGGGGAAATCCATTCTCAGTTCGAGAGGATTCATTGCAGGGGTTTCGGCAGCTGGGGTTGTTTTGGTGGGATTCGGGATCGCAGTTCCTCTGCTTTGGATACAGAGAgcgaagagaaagagagaaaaggggacGGATGGGATGGAGGATTGGGAATTGGAGTACTGGCCGCATCGGATGCGTTATAGAGATATTTTCGATGCGACGAACGGGTTTTCTGAGTCGAACGTGATCGGAATCGGAGGAAATGGGAAGGTCTACAAAGGGGTTTTGAGAGGACAGATTGAAGTGGCGGTGAAATGCATTCGACGCGAGAGCGGAGAAGGGATGAAGCAGTTCCTGGCCGAGATATCGAGCCTTGGGCGGTTGAAGCACCGGAATTTGGTGGGGTTGAGAGGCTGGTGTAGGAGAGAAACGGGAGATCTGATATTGGTCTATGATTTCATGGAAAATGGGAGCTTAGATAAGTGGATTTTCGACTGCGAAGAGGAAGGTATGATGCTCGGGTGGGatgctagggttagggttttgaagGACGTAGCCACTGGGCTTTTGTATCTGCATGAAGGATGGGATGTTAGGGTTTTACATCGAGATATAAAAGCTAGCAACGTGATGTTAGACGGAGACATGCATGGGCAGTTGGGTGACTTTGGCTTGGCACGTATGCATTCCCACGAGCGTGCCTCGATGACCACACGTGTGGTGGGGACCGTGGGGTACATGGCGCCTGAGGTGGTGCGAGGTGGGAAGGTTTCCGAGAAGACGGACGTGTTCGGGTTTGGGGTGTTGGTTTTGGAAGTGGTGTGCGGGCGGAGGCCTGCGGTCGATGGATCGGAGCCGTTGGTCGAATGGGTGTGGGGTTTGATGGAGCGTGGGGAGCTCGTGCGGGCGCTCGATGTGCGGGTGAGGCGGAAGGGCGTGTTTGATGAAGAGGAGGTGGAGATGCTGCTGCACTTAGGTCTGATGTGCACGTGCCGGGATCCGGATAATCGGCCGAGCATGAGACGGGTGGTCAGtatgatggatggtgcagatggagCACGTGAGTCGGATGGGGAGGGGTATGAAGCGTATTTGTTCGGTAAGCTGCAGTCCATGTCGAGTTGGTCCAAGCATCGGAGCTCTGGACGTCGTCGGCACCCTACTTACGCGGAGCTCCGTCAGTCGCGGTCGTCTGTGGTGTCTTTGTACGGTTCGGATCTTATCGCGGAGGGACGATGA